The Corallococcus soli DNA segment TCAGCTTCAGCCGGCCCTGGATGCTCGCCACGTAGTTGCCCAACTGCCGGTGCTCCACCACCACGCCCTTGGGACGGCCCGTGCTGCCCGACGTGAAGATGGCGTAGACGGCGTTCTCACCGCGCACGCCTGACGCCACGCGCTCGGTGCTCCCGCCCGCCTCTTCCACGTCTTCGACGACGACGGTGGTGCAGCCCAGCCCCGCCACGTCCTGCGCGTACGCCCGCTGTGTCACCACCACCCGCAGGCTCGCGTCCTCCGCAATCGCCTTCACTCGCGCCGCAGGGAAGGACGTGTCCATC contains these protein-coding regions:
- a CDS encoding AMP-binding protein: MDTSFPAARVKAIAEDASLRVVVTQRAYAQDVAGLGCTTVVVEDVEEAGGSTERVASGVRGENAVYAIFTSGSTGRPKGVVVEHRQLGNYVASIQGRLKLTEGMSFASVTTLAADLGHTAVFPMLCGGGTLHLVGKDVASDAEALGAYMQTHRVEGLKVVPSHLRALLSGPNAKQVLPLKRLVVGG